In Solanum stenotomum isolate F172 chromosome 6, ASM1918654v1, whole genome shotgun sequence, one DNA window encodes the following:
- the LOC125866915 gene encoding auxin-responsive protein SAUR68-like: protein MSFFIIKDKHYQFNHLKSLNFFSTFLFSIFQKKQMAMLSAKKLIQIARKWQKFAAMQRKRISFPRNDTNADRCSTSSSSIVDKGNFVVYTADQARFVVPLAYLENEVIRQLLSMSEEEFGLPRGGPITFPCDSAFMSYIISLIKKGVTSGDLHKKLLLSIPSCCCSISSMHQENGSQQLLVY, encoded by the coding sequence GTCTCTAAATTTCTTTTCTACTTTCTTATTTTCAATCttccaaaaaaaacaaatggCAATGCTCAGCGCTAAGAAACTCATCCAGATTGCCAGGAAATGGCAGAAATTTGCCGCTATGCAGAGGAAGAGAATTTCATTTCCAAGAAATGATACTAATGCAGACCGTTGCAGTACATCATCATCCTCTATAGTTGATAAAGGCAATTTTGTAGTTTATACAGCTGATCAAGCCCGCTTTGTCGTTCCATTGGCTTACCTCGAAAATGAGGTCATTAGGCAACTTTTAAGCATGTCTGAAGAAGAGTTTGGGTTGCCAAGAGGTGGACCTATAACATTTCCCTGTGATTCAGCTTTCATGAGCTACATCATTTCACTAATCAAGAAAGGTGTAACTTCTGGAGATCTTCACAAAAAACTGCTCCTCTCGATTCCATCATGCTGCTGTTCAATTTCTTCTATGCACCAAGAAAATGGAAGCCAACAGCTTCTTGTTTATTAA
- the LOC125866925 gene encoding auxin-responsive protein SAUR68-like yields the protein MAMLSAKKLIKMARKWQKFAAMERKRISFPRNGSDVDSCSASSSSIVQKGHFVVYTADQSRFVVPLAYLENEVIRQLLSMSEEEFGLPRGGPITLPCDSAFMSYIISLIKKGVAAGDLHRAVLLSIPSCRCSTSSLHQESRKQHLLVC from the coding sequence ATGGCAATGCTCAGCGctaagaaactcatcaagatgGCCAGGAAATGGCAGAAGTTTGCTGCTATGGAGAGGAAGAGGATTTCATTTCCAAGAAATGGTAGTGATGTAGACAGTTGCAGTGCATCTTCATCCTCTATAGTTCAAAAAGGCCATTTTGTAGTCTATACAGCTGATCAATCCCGCTTTGTCGTTCCATTGGCTTACCTTGAAAATGAGGTCATTAGGCAACTTTTAAGCATGTCCGAAGAAGAGTTTGGGCTGCCAAGAGGTGGCCCTATTACATTACCCTGTGATTCAGCCTTCATGAGCTACATCATTTCACTAATCAAGAAAGGTGTAGCTGCTGGAGATCTTCACAGAGCAGTGCTCCTCTCGATTCCTTCATGCCGCTGTTCAACTTCTTCTTTGCACCAAGAAAGTAGAAAACAACATCTTCTTGTTTGTTGA